One region of Brachybacterium saurashtrense genomic DNA includes:
- the sigK gene encoding ECF RNA polymerase sigma factor SigK, with the protein MPPEHSPAEPPTRPGEAALGPPPGGDPGQAAPPGGEIGLHALPGGEAAPPSSAALLHRIALGDEDAFSRLYDEVAPMLFALIRRVVRDVAMSEEVMQEVFVEIWRQATRFDAHRGSAQGWLCTIAHRRAVDTVRSSEAARRRDSEEGLLQLEQQVVDVQEEGIMRVESRRVRTALGELTSAQSEAIRLAYFGGYSHREVAALLDIPVGTAKTRIRDGMIVLRDRLGVTS; encoded by the coding sequence TCCCCCGCCGAGCCGCCCACGCGGCCCGGTGAGGCCGCCCTGGGCCCGCCACCCGGCGGCGATCCCGGGCAGGCCGCGCCGCCCGGCGGCGAGATCGGTCTGCACGCGCTGCCGGGCGGGGAGGCGGCGCCGCCGTCCTCGGCCGCTCTGCTGCACCGCATCGCCCTCGGCGACGAGGACGCCTTCTCCCGTCTGTACGACGAGGTCGCCCCGATGCTGTTCGCCCTGATCCGCCGGGTGGTGCGGGACGTGGCGATGAGCGAGGAGGTGATGCAGGAGGTGTTCGTGGAGATCTGGCGGCAGGCCACCCGGTTCGACGCCCATCGCGGCAGCGCCCAGGGATGGCTGTGCACCATCGCCCATCGCCGCGCGGTGGACACGGTGCGTTCGAGCGAGGCGGCCCGGCGCCGCGATTCCGAGGAAGGCCTGCTGCAGCTGGAGCAGCAGGTGGTGGACGTGCAGGAGGAGGGGATCATGAGGGTGGAGAGCAGGCGCGTGCGCACGGCGCTGGGCGAGCTCACCTCCGCGCAGTCGGAGGCGATCCGCCTCGCCTACTTCGGCGGCTACAGCCATCGGGAGGTCGCCGCCCTCCTGGACATCCCCGTGGGCACGGCGAAGACTCGGATCCGGGACGGCATGATCGTGCTGCGGGACAGGCTGGGGGTGACCTCGTGA
- a CDS encoding cryptochrome/photolyase family protein: MTAIWWVRDDLRLHDNPALAAAAAAGDVIAVHVDERIDGVRAAGGASRWWLHHSLRRLGDSLREHGVPLVLADGDPEQVIPQLVRETGAEQVQWNRRYHRPRRDLDARLKSALRAQGVRAESSDGFLLHEPWTIATQKGEPYRVYSAFARACRDAAPPRPDDAAAPNLSGPADEVHAAGHAMAQWRRAEHLEEILDRRGWVPTAPDWAEGLRETWTPGEAGAWDRLDALEDVLDDYARHRDRPALQGTSRLSPHLRFGEISPHQVWRRSRELGPGEGPETFRDELLWREFAWHRLFHLPELATRNVRSQFDAFDWREDEDDLRAWQRGRTGIDLVDAGMRQLWRTGWMHNRVRLVVGSFLTKNLRLHWRHGEEWFWDTLVDADEAANPFNWQWVAGTGDDAAPYFRVFNPERQQERFDPEGEYVRSWLPEVGTGDRPAPLVDLRASRRDALAAHQRLSGQADE, translated from the coding sequence ATGACCGCCATCTGGTGGGTGCGGGACGACCTCCGGCTCCATGACAACCCCGCCCTCGCGGCGGCGGCCGCCGCCGGGGACGTGATCGCCGTGCACGTGGACGAGCGGATCGACGGGGTCCGTGCCGCGGGCGGCGCCTCCCGCTGGTGGCTGCACCACTCGCTGCGGCGCCTGGGCGACTCCCTGCGGGAGCACGGCGTCCCGCTGGTGCTGGCGGACGGCGATCCCGAGCAGGTGATCCCGCAGCTGGTCCGGGAGACCGGCGCCGAGCAGGTGCAGTGGAACCGGCGCTACCACCGGCCCCGTCGTGATCTCGACGCGCGGCTGAAGAGTGCGCTGCGTGCGCAGGGCGTGCGTGCCGAGAGCAGCGACGGCTTCCTGCTGCACGAGCCGTGGACGATCGCGACGCAGAAGGGCGAGCCCTACCGCGTCTACTCCGCCTTCGCCCGCGCCTGCCGCGATGCCGCCCCGCCCCGCCCGGACGACGCCGCCGCGCCGAACCTGTCGGGACCCGCCGACGAGGTGCACGCCGCCGGCCACGCGATGGCGCAGTGGCGGCGCGCGGAGCACCTCGAGGAGATCCTGGACCGCCGCGGCTGGGTGCCGACGGCCCCGGACTGGGCGGAGGGGCTGCGGGAGACCTGGACGCCGGGGGAGGCCGGGGCGTGGGACCGGCTGGACGCGCTCGAGGACGTGCTCGACGACTACGCGCGCCACCGCGACCGGCCCGCGCTGCAGGGCACCTCACGCCTCTCCCCGCACCTGCGCTTCGGCGAGATCTCCCCGCACCAGGTGTGGCGGCGCAGCCGGGAGCTGGGCCCGGGGGAGGGGCCGGAGACGTTCCGCGACGAGCTGCTGTGGCGGGAGTTCGCCTGGCACCGGCTGTTCCACCTGCCCGAGCTCGCCACGCGCAACGTCCGCTCGCAGTTCGACGCCTTCGACTGGCGCGAGGACGAGGACGACCTCCGGGCCTGGCAGCGCGGGCGCACCGGGATCGACCTGGTCGACGCCGGGATGCGGCAGCTGTGGCGCACCGGCTGGATGCACAACCGGGTGCGCCTGGTGGTGGGCTCCTTCCTCACCAAGAACCTGCGCCTGCACTGGCGGCACGGCGAGGAGTGGTTCTGGGACACGCTGGTGGACGCCGACGAGGCCGCGAACCCCTTCAACTGGCAGTGGGTGGCAGGCACCGGGGACGATGCGGCGCCGTACTTCCGCGTGTTCAACCCCGAACGGCAGCAGGAGCGGTTCGACCCCGAGGGCGAGTACGTGCGCTCCTGGCTGCCCGAGGTCGGCACCGGCGACAGGCCCGCCCCGCTGGTGGACCTGCGCGCCTCCCGGCGGGACGCCCTCGCCGCCCATCAGCGGCTCTCGGGGCAGGCCGACGAGTGA
- a CDS encoding anti-sigma factor domain-containing protein — MNEQKHTMTGAWALNALDGEERERMRRHLAEDPDSAAEALSFEETAGELAGSLTPLAPRPELKAAVMARIATTRQLSPLAEEADEDAATADASTPEAGAGAAAGTSPGVPTAAAPGSTPDIPTAGAPDSTPGSTPGIAPDARSSADARPPAEVVPLDRYRASVRRSRWTAAAAAALLVSTVVGVSMWNSERLAEQEARASLEAIASAQEGAEQERAMLSEIMAADDAAHMILPSAEGGELQLMYSRQEQAMIVQSAGLPALPASETYQLWMIDGEDIVSAGMLEDPQESMMHDGALPDGVEIGLTIEPAGGSEQPTMKPIASGVL, encoded by the coding sequence GTGAACGAGCAGAAGCACACGATGACCGGCGCCTGGGCGCTGAACGCCCTGGACGGCGAGGAGCGCGAGCGGATGCGCCGCCACCTGGCCGAGGATCCTGACTCCGCCGCCGAGGCGCTCTCCTTCGAGGAGACCGCCGGCGAGCTCGCCGGCAGCCTCACCCCGCTGGCCCCGCGCCCGGAGCTGAAGGCCGCGGTGATGGCCCGCATCGCCACCACCCGGCAGCTCTCCCCGCTCGCCGAGGAGGCGGACGAAGACGCTGCGACCGCGGACGCTTCGACCCCGGAGGCCGGGGCTGGCGCCGCGGCCGGCACCTCCCCCGGTGTCCCGACGGCAGCCGCGCCCGGCTCCACACCCGACATCCCCACGGCAGGCGCGCCGGACTCCACACCGGGCTCCACGCCGGGCATCGCGCCCGACGCGCGCTCGTCGGCCGACGCCCGCCCGCCCGCGGAGGTGGTCCCGCTGGACCGCTACCGCGCCAGCGTGCGGCGCAGCCGGTGGACCGCCGCCGCGGCCGCGGCGCTGCTGGTGAGCACCGTGGTGGGGGTGAGCATGTGGAACAGCGAGCGCCTCGCCGAGCAGGAGGCCCGCGCCTCCCTCGAGGCGATCGCCTCCGCGCAGGAGGGCGCGGAGCAGGAGCGCGCGATGCTCTCGGAGATCATGGCCGCGGACGACGCCGCGCACATGATCCTCCCCTCCGCCGAGGGCGGCGAGCTGCAGCTGATGTACTCGCGCCAGGAGCAGGCGATGATCGTGCAGTCCGCCGGGCTGCCCGCGCTCCCCGCCAGCGAGACGTACCAGCTGTGGATGATCGACGGCGAGGACATCGTCAGCGCCGGGATGCTCGAGGATCCGCAGGAGTCGATGATGCACGACGGCGCGCTGCCCGACGGGGTCGAGATCGGCCTCACCATCGAGCCCGCCGGCGGCTCCGAGCAGCCCACGATGAAGCCGATCGCGAGCGGGGTGCTGTGA
- a CDS encoding molybdopterin-dependent oxidoreductase — protein MTAPRGAARWSAVAGVVAGLVLVAVAELASLAFSSSSAPFVAVGGAFVDIVPPGVKDLVIRLFGTWDKLVLFASMGAVYLVLTALIGRLGAARRALAAVLLAGLGALAMALVLTRAQNTALDVLPTLFGTLVAVPALLLLLRTVHGPAASGTEGAPGADGVGAAEGTGTADGAGAADGAGTTGSADEARARWTRRRALLGVGAVGVLAVVGAAVGRGITASREVAARAARYVLPAPRTSAPPIPAEAQVELEGMPRYLTPNQDFYRIDTALAVPRVDPAAWSLRIHGLVDQELEIDLAALLEEPMVEAHVTLTCVSNAVGGDLAGNATWLGVPVRTLLERAGVQDGADMVLSRSIDGFTASTPLEALTDDRDSLIAVGMNGEPLPAEHGYPVRMVVPGLYGYVSATKWLTELKVTRFEDDVAYWSTRGWSERGPIKTASRVDVPRSFAELEADADGAVMLGGTAWAQQRGVSAVEVRIDDGQWREAQLGAEVTADTWVQWSLRWGDAEPGDHSVTVRATDGEGTLQTSQRAAPAPDGASGWHTVRFTVV, from the coding sequence ATGACCGCGCCGCGCGGGGCCGCTCGATGGTCCGCCGTCGCCGGGGTGGTGGCCGGCCTGGTGCTGGTGGCCGTCGCGGAGCTGGCCTCGCTCGCCTTCAGCTCCTCCTCCGCGCCGTTCGTCGCGGTGGGCGGCGCCTTCGTGGACATCGTCCCGCCGGGCGTCAAGGATCTCGTGATCCGGCTGTTCGGCACCTGGGACAAGCTGGTGCTGTTCGCCTCCATGGGGGCGGTGTACCTGGTGCTCACGGCGCTGATCGGCCGGCTCGGGGCGGCGCGGCGCGCTCTCGCCGCCGTGCTGCTGGCGGGGCTGGGGGCGCTGGCGATGGCGCTGGTGCTGACCCGCGCCCAGAACACCGCGCTGGACGTCCTCCCCACCCTGTTCGGCACGCTCGTGGCGGTCCCGGCCCTGCTGCTGCTCCTGCGCACCGTGCACGGCCCGGCGGCCTCCGGGACCGAGGGCGCCCCGGGGGCCGACGGGGTCGGGGCCGCCGAGGGGACCGGCACGGCCGACGGGGCAGGTGCGGCCGACGGGGCAGGCACGACCGGCTCGGCCGACGAGGCCCGGGCGCGCTGGACCCGTCGGCGGGCGCTGCTGGGCGTGGGCGCCGTGGGGGTGCTCGCCGTGGTGGGCGCCGCGGTGGGCCGCGGCATCACCGCGAGCCGGGAGGTCGCCGCCCGCGCCGCCCGGTACGTGCTGCCCGCGCCCCGCACCTCCGCCCCGCCGATCCCTGCCGAGGCGCAGGTGGAGCTCGAGGGCATGCCCCGCTACCTCACCCCGAACCAGGACTTCTACCGGATCGACACCGCCCTCGCGGTGCCGCGCGTGGACCCTGCTGCCTGGAGCCTGCGGATCCACGGTCTGGTGGACCAGGAGCTCGAGATCGACCTCGCCGCGCTGCTGGAGGAGCCGATGGTGGAGGCGCACGTGACGCTCACCTGCGTCTCCAATGCGGTGGGCGGGGACCTCGCCGGCAACGCGACCTGGCTGGGGGTGCCGGTGCGCACCCTGCTGGAGCGCGCCGGGGTGCAGGACGGCGCCGACATGGTGCTCTCCCGCTCGATCGACGGGTTCACCGCCTCCACCCCGCTGGAGGCGCTCACCGACGACAGGGACTCCCTGATCGCCGTGGGCATGAACGGCGAGCCGCTGCCGGCGGAGCACGGCTACCCGGTGCGGATGGTGGTGCCGGGGCTGTACGGCTACGTCTCGGCCACCAAGTGGCTGACGGAGCTGAAGGTCACCCGTTTCGAGGACGACGTCGCCTACTGGTCCACCCGCGGCTGGTCGGAGCGCGGCCCGATCAAGACCGCCTCGCGGGTGGACGTGCCCCGCTCCTTCGCGGAGCTGGAGGCGGACGCGGACGGCGCCGTGATGCTGGGCGGCACCGCCTGGGCGCAGCAGCGCGGCGTCTCCGCGGTGGAGGTGCGGATCGACGACGGGCAGTGGCGCGAGGCGCAGCTGGGCGCCGAGGTCACCGCCGACACCTGGGTGCAGTGGTCGCTGCGCTGGGGGGACGCCGAGCCCGGCGACCACTCGGTGACGGTGCGGGCCACGGACGGCGAGGGCACGCTGCAGACCTCCCAGCGGGCCGCGCCCGCGCCCGACGGCGCCAGCGGCTGGCACACGGTGCGGTTCACCGTGGTGTGA